One genomic region from Pseudomonas hormoni encodes:
- a CDS encoding carbohydrate ABC transporter permease — MSSVAVFSKASPFDALQRWLPKLVLAPSMLIVLVGFYGYIIWTFVLSFTNSSFMPSYKWVGLQQYIRLMDNDRWWVASKNLAVFGGMFIGISLVLGVFLAVLLDQRIRKEGFIRTVYLYPMALSMIVTGTAWKWLLNPGLGLDKMLRDWGWEGFRLDWLVDQDRVVYCLVIAAVWQASGFVMAMFLAGLRGVDQSIIRAAQVDGASLPTIYLKIVLPSLRPVFFSAFMILAHIAIKSFDLVAAMTAGGPGYSSDLPAMFMYSFTFSRGQMGIGSASAMMMLGAILAILVPYLYSELRGKRHE, encoded by the coding sequence ATGAGCTCTGTGGCGGTTTTCAGCAAAGCCTCACCGTTCGATGCGCTGCAACGCTGGTTACCCAAGTTGGTACTCGCGCCAAGCATGCTCATCGTGTTGGTTGGTTTCTACGGTTACATCATCTGGACATTCGTACTGTCCTTTACCAATTCCAGCTTCATGCCGAGCTACAAATGGGTCGGCCTGCAGCAATACATCCGCCTGATGGACAACGATCGTTGGTGGGTCGCGAGCAAGAACCTCGCGGTGTTCGGCGGTATGTTCATCGGCATCAGCCTTGTCCTGGGCGTGTTCCTCGCGGTGCTGCTGGACCAGCGCATTCGCAAGGAAGGTTTTATCCGCACCGTTTACCTGTACCCGATGGCGCTCTCGATGATCGTCACCGGTACCGCATGGAAATGGCTGCTCAACCCAGGCCTGGGCCTGGACAAAATGCTGCGTGACTGGGGCTGGGAAGGCTTCCGTCTCGACTGGCTGGTGGATCAGGATCGCGTGGTTTACTGCCTGGTGATCGCCGCCGTGTGGCAGGCCTCAGGGTTTGTGATGGCGATGTTCCTGGCCGGCCTGCGCGGTGTCGATCAATCGATCATCCGTGCGGCGCAAGTCGACGGTGCAAGCCTGCCGACCATCTACCTGAAGATCGTTCTGCCGAGCCTGCGCCCGGTGTTTTTCAGCGCCTTCATGATCCTCGCGCACATTGCGATCAAGAGTTTCGACCTGGTGGCGGCGATGACGGCTGGCGGTCCCGGCTACTCGTCCGACCTGCCGGCGATGTTCATGTATTCCTTCACCTTCAGCCGTGGCCAGATGGGCATTGGTTCGGCCAGCGCCATGATGATGCTCGGCGCGATCCTGGCGATTCTGGTGCCGTACCTGTACTCCGAATTGCGAGGCAAGCGCCATGAGTAA
- a CDS encoding ABC transporter substrate-binding protein has protein sequence MNAISRLATVISLASLLPLSAFPLSTLAADSKGSVEVVHWWTSGGEKAAVDVLKAQVEKDGFTWKDGAVAGGGGSTAMTVLKSRAVAGNPPGVAQIKGPDIQEWGSTGLLSTDTLKDVAKSEKWDDLLSKKVSDTVKYEGDYVAVPVNIHRVNWLWINPEVFKKAGIDKAPTTLEEFYAAGDKLKAAGFIALAHGGQPWQDSTVFEDVVLSVMGADGYKKALVDLDQKTLSGPEMTKSFTELKKLTGYMDPNRAGRDWNIAAADVINGKAGMQMMGDWAKSEWTAAKKVAGKDYQCVPFPGTEKAFTYNIDSMAVFKLKADRKGDIAAQQDLAKVALGKDFQKVFSINKGSIPVRTDMLNDMSALGFDSCAQAAAKDFLADEKTGGLQPSMAHNMATSLAVQGAIFDVVTNFMNDKDADPAKASAQLASAVKAAQ, from the coding sequence ATGAACGCGATTTCTCGCCTCGCTACTGTCATTTCTCTCGCGTCGCTGCTTCCCCTCAGTGCATTCCCCCTCAGTACCCTTGCCGCCGATTCCAAAGGTTCAGTGGAAGTCGTTCACTGGTGGACGTCGGGTGGTGAAAAAGCAGCGGTCGATGTCCTCAAGGCCCAAGTCGAAAAAGACGGCTTCACCTGGAAGGACGGCGCAGTCGCCGGGGGTGGCGGTTCCACGGCCATGACCGTACTGAAAAGCCGCGCAGTCGCCGGTAACCCGCCGGGCGTTGCCCAGATCAAGGGGCCGGACATCCAGGAGTGGGGCAGCACTGGCCTGCTCAGCACCGACACCCTGAAAGACGTCGCCAAGTCGGAAAAGTGGGATGACCTGCTGTCGAAGAAAGTCTCCGACACCGTCAAATACGAAGGTGACTACGTTGCTGTTCCGGTGAACATTCACCGCGTGAACTGGCTGTGGATCAACCCGGAAGTGTTCAAGAAAGCGGGCATCGACAAAGCCCCGACCACCCTCGAAGAATTCTACGCCGCCGGCGACAAGCTCAAGGCCGCCGGCTTCATCGCGCTCGCCCACGGTGGTCAGCCTTGGCAGGACAGCACCGTGTTTGAAGACGTGGTGCTCTCGGTCATGGGGGCCGACGGTTACAAGAAAGCACTGGTAGACCTGGATCAGAAAACCCTCTCCGGGCCTGAGATGACCAAGTCGTTCACCGAGCTGAAAAAACTCACCGGCTACATGGACCCGAACCGCGCCGGTCGTGACTGGAACATCGCTGCCGCCGACGTCATCAACGGCAAGGCCGGCATGCAGATGATGGGTGACTGGGCGAAGAGCGAATGGACCGCGGCCAAGAAAGTCGCCGGCAAGGATTACCAGTGCGTGCCGTTCCCAGGCACCGAAAAAGCCTTCACCTACAACATCGACTCGATGGCCGTGTTCAAGTTGAAAGCTGATCGCAAGGGCGACATCGCCGCTCAGCAGGACCTGGCCAAGGTCGCTCTGGGTAAAGACTTCCAGAAGGTCTTCAGCATAAACAAAGGCTCGATCCCGGTGCGCACCGACATGCTCAACGACATGAGCGCTTTGGGCTTCGACTCCTGCGCTCAAGCAGCGGCCAAGGACTTCCTGGCGGACGAGAAGACCGGCGGCCTGCAACCGAGCATGGCGCACAACATGGCCACTTCCCTGGCCGTGCAGGGCGCGATCTTCGACGTGGTCACCAACTTCATGAACGACAAGGACGCTGACCCGGCCAAGGCCAGCGCCCAACTGGCATCGGCTGTGAAAGCTGCCCAGTAA
- a CDS encoding AGE family epimerase/isomerase: MDTFQPAFSSWLNAPAHQQWLAAEGLRLLAFAKASKLPEGFGNLDEKGRLPANAHAETMNTARMTHSFAMAHIQGLPGFAELVDHGVQALSGPLKDAEHGGWFAAPEHRDGNTGKAAYLHAFVALAASSAVVAQRPGAQALLDDAINIIDTHFWSEEEGAMRESFNRDWSEEEGYRGANSNMHATEAFLALADVTEDNRWLCRAQRIVERVIHGHAAANEYLVVEHFDRDWQPLREYNHDNPADGFRPYGTTPGHGFEWARLLLHLEAARVQAGMLTPGWLATDAQKLFEHNCRHGWDVDGLPGIVYTLDWDNRAVVRHRLHWTHCEASAAASALLKRTGEAHYETWYRRFWEFCDSHFIDRCDGGWYHELDPLNRPSADIWAGKPDLYHAWQAVLIPRLPLAPSMASALARLSQSGSM; this comes from the coding sequence ATGGACACCTTCCAACCCGCCTTCAGCAGTTGGCTGAACGCACCTGCCCATCAGCAATGGCTCGCCGCCGAAGGCCTGCGTCTGCTGGCGTTTGCCAAGGCTTCGAAGCTCCCCGAAGGCTTCGGCAATCTTGATGAAAAGGGCCGGCTCCCGGCCAACGCCCACGCCGAAACCATGAACACCGCACGCATGACCCACAGCTTCGCCATGGCGCACATCCAGGGCCTGCCAGGTTTCGCCGAGTTGGTGGATCACGGCGTCCAGGCCCTCAGCGGCCCATTGAAGGATGCCGAACACGGCGGCTGGTTCGCCGCCCCCGAACACCGCGACGGCAACACCGGCAAAGCGGCCTACCTGCACGCGTTCGTCGCCCTCGCCGCCAGCTCTGCGGTGGTCGCGCAACGTCCCGGCGCGCAAGCCTTGCTCGATGACGCGATCAACATCATCGACACGCATTTCTGGAGCGAGGAGGAGGGCGCGATGCGCGAATCCTTCAACCGCGACTGGAGTGAAGAAGAAGGCTATCGCGGCGCCAACAGCAACATGCACGCCACCGAAGCCTTCCTCGCGCTGGCCGATGTCACTGAAGACAACCGCTGGTTGTGCCGCGCGCAACGGATCGTCGAGCGCGTGATCCACGGTCACGCCGCTGCCAACGAGTACCTGGTGGTCGAGCATTTCGACCGCGACTGGCAGCCGCTGCGCGAGTACAACCACGACAACCCGGCCGACGGTTTTCGGCCTTACGGCACCACGCCGGGCCACGGTTTCGAGTGGGCGCGGCTATTGCTGCACCTCGAAGCGGCGCGGGTGCAGGCCGGAATGCTGACGCCGGGCTGGCTTGCCACCGACGCGCAAAAACTCTTCGAGCACAACTGCCGCCACGGTTGGGATGTCGACGGGCTGCCCGGGATTGTCTACACCCTCGACTGGGACAACCGCGCAGTGGTTCGCCATCGCCTGCACTGGACCCATTGCGAAGCCAGCGCCGCCGCCAGCGCGTTGCTCAAACGCACGGGCGAGGCGCACTACGAAACCTGGTACCGACGGTTCTGGGAGTTTTGTGACAGTCATTTCATCGACCGCTGCGATGGCGGTTGGTATCACGAGCTCGATCCGCTGAACCGCCCGAGTGCCGATATCTGGGCCGGCAAACCCGATCTTTACCACGCCTGGCAAGCCGTACTGATTCCGCGCCTGCCGCTGGCGCCGAGCATGGCCAGTGCCTTGGCAAGGTTGTCCCAGAGCGGTTCTATGTAA